The window TAGTGTACTCAGAACAGGGTTTGGTGCAGTCTGACCAAGTCCACAAAGAGCGCTGTCCTTAATTGAATATGCAAGCTCTTCTAACTTTTCTAAATCCTCTTCTGTCCCGTTTCCACTTGTAATCTTTTGCAGTATCTCAAGCATTCTTCTTGTTCCTATTCTACATGGCGGACACTTTCCACATGACTCATCTACTGTAAACTCTAAGAAAAACTTTGCTATATCAACCATACAGGTATCTTCATCCATTACAATCATGCCACCAGACCCCATCATTGTACCAAGAGCTGTGAGTGAGTCAAAGTCAATTGGTGTATCCATAAGTGATGCAGGAATGCATCCACCAGATGGTCCACCTGTCTGAACAGCTTTAAACTTCTTACCACCCGGTATTCCACCACCAATGTCTTCAACTATCTCCCTCACAGTTGTACCCATCGGAACTTCAATAAGTCCTGTGTTGTTAACCTTTCCAACAAGCGCAAATACTTTAGTACCCTTGCTCTTCTCTGTTCCGATTGATGCAAACCACTCTGGTCCTTTGAGGATTATAACAGGAATATTTGCATATGTCTCAACATTGTTCAAAAGTGTTGGTTTGCCCCAAAGCCCCTTTACTGCTGGGAATGGTGGTCTTGGTCTTGGTTCTCCACGATGACCTTCAATTGATGTCATTAAAGCTGTCTCTTCACCGCAAACAAACGCACCAGCACCAAGTCTTATCTCAATATCAAATTCAAATCCTGTTCCTAAAATATTCTTGCCCAAAAGCCCATATTCTCTTGCTTGGTTTATCGCAATCTCAAGTCTCTTGACAGCCAATGGATACTCAGCCCTGACGTAAACATAGCCTTGTTTCGAGCCGATTGCGTAACCTGCAATTGCCATAGCCTCAATTACAGAATGCGGGTCACCCTCTAAGATGCTTCTGTCCATGTATGCACCTGGGTCACCTTCATCAGCATTGCAAACAACATACTTTACATCACCTGGTGCTTTTGCTGCAAATTCCCACTTCAAACCTGTTGGGAATCCGCCACCGCCTCTTCCTCTGAGACCTGATCTTTTTACCCAGTCAATTACCTGCTCTGGAGTCATCTCTGTCAAAACCTTTGCTAAAGCTTTGTAACCGTCGTATGCTATATACTCCTCAATGTTCTCAGGATTTATAACACCGCAGTTTCTAAGAGCAATTCGCATCTGTTTTTTGTAGAACTTGACTTCATTTAAGGACTTTATCTGACCTTCTTCAAGTGACTCTTTATACAAAAGCCTTTTTACTATTCTTCCTTTTAAAAGATGTTCTTCTACAATCTCCTTCACATCAGAGTCTGCAACCTTGCTATAAAATGCACCTTCAGGATAAACAATTACAATTGGACCTTCTGCACAAAGTCCAAAACATCCTGTACGAATTACTTGAACCTCGTCCTTTAAATTGAAGTTTTCTATTTCTTTTAAAAAAGCGTCATATATCTTGTCTGACCCGCCTGATGTACAACCTGTCCCACCACATACAAGAACATGTGCTCTATATAATGGCATTACAGCTTACCTCCCCTTTATTTGTTTGCTTCTTTATTTTCTTCATAGCCAATTGTGTATTCATATACTGGCTTTCCATTAACAATATGCTCAGCAACAACTTTTGAAACTTTTTCAGGTGTCATTTTTACATATGTTACCTTCTCTTTGTTTGGCTCATATACTTCTACAATTGGCTCATATTTGCAAAGACCTATACAGCCCGTCTGAACAACTGTTACATTCTTAAGATTTCTTTTTTGAATCTCCTCAACAAACTTTAGCATAACAGGTCTTGCACCTGCTGCTATCCCACATGTTGCCATACCAACTACTATTCTGATTCCCTCTCCTTGCTGTTTTCTAAATTCAAGCTCTTCCAATGCCTTTTTTCTTATCTCTTCAAGCTCCTGAATAGACTTAATCATTGAAATTCGCACCTCCAAATAAATTTGATAACCCTTTTGAAAGCTCTTCCTTAATAAACTCTTGTACACTTGGCAAATTGAGAGGTACACCTTCCCCAAGAACACTTTTTAGCTTATTTGTATCAAAAACAAACTCTTTTTTGCCAGCTCTGTGCACATAAACAAAATCCACATCCGGTGTACCACATACTAAAAGGAGTAGTGTATCAACAATATTCCCAATCGGTGGCCTGTCAATATGCGAATGCTGCAGCTTAATTTTTACCTTTGTGCCATTTTCAGATGAGTCAATAATAAGCTTTCCATTACAGTCTTTTGCAAGCTGTGAGGCAAGTGCTAAACCAAGTCCTACCTTTCTTGTTTTCCTTGTAGTATAAAAAGGATTTGTCACCTCATTTATTAACTCTTTTGGTATACCTCTCCCATTGTCCTCAATTGAGATTAAAAATATGTCATTTTCTAAATCTTCAACAATCTCAATCTTGACAAACGTTGCCCCAGCCTCAATTGAATTTTGCACAAGGTCAAGGATATAAAGTGAAAGTTCGTTCAACCAAATCACCCTATTTTATTCTTATCACAC is drawn from Caldicellulosiruptor naganoensis and contains these coding sequences:
- the nuoF gene encoding NADH-quinone oxidoreductase subunit NuoF, with amino-acid sequence MPLYRAHVLVCGGTGCTSGGSDKIYDAFLKEIENFNLKDEVQVIRTGCFGLCAEGPIVIVYPEGAFYSKVADSDVKEIVEEHLLKGRIVKRLLYKESLEEGQIKSLNEVKFYKKQMRIALRNCGVINPENIEEYIAYDGYKALAKVLTEMTPEQVIDWVKRSGLRGRGGGGFPTGLKWEFAAKAPGDVKYVVCNADEGDPGAYMDRSILEGDPHSVIEAMAIAGYAIGSKQGYVYVRAEYPLAVKRLEIAINQAREYGLLGKNILGTGFEFDIEIRLGAGAFVCGEETALMTSIEGHRGEPRPRPPFPAVKGLWGKPTLLNNVETYANIPVIILKGPEWFASIGTEKSKGTKVFALVGKVNNTGLIEVPMGTTVREIVEDIGGGIPGGKKFKAVQTGGPSGGCIPASLMDTPIDFDSLTALGTMMGSGGMIVMDEDTCMVDIAKFFLEFTVDESCGKCPPCRIGTRRMLEILQKITSGNGTEEDLEKLEELAYSIKDSALCGLGQTAPNPVLSTLRYFRDEYEAHVKEKRCPAGACKALLRIVIDKDLCKGCGICAKNCPANAITGQIKKPFEIDQEKCIKCGVCIEKCPFKAISKKA
- a CDS encoding (2Fe-2S) ferredoxin domain-containing protein, giving the protein MIKSIQELEEIRKKALEELEFRKQQGEGIRIVVGMATCGIAAGARPVMLKFVEEIQKRNLKNVTVVQTGCIGLCKYEPIVEVYEPNKEKVTYVKMTPEKVSKVVAEHIVNGKPVYEYTIGYEENKEANK
- a CDS encoding ATP-binding protein; this translates as MNELSLYILDLVQNSIEAGATFVKIEIVEDLENDIFLISIEDNGRGIPKELINEVTNPFYTTRKTRKVGLGLALASQLAKDCNGKLIIDSSENGTKVKIKLQHSHIDRPPIGNIVDTLLLLVCGTPDVDFVYVHRAGKKEFVFDTNKLKSVLGEGVPLNLPSVQEFIKEELSKGLSNLFGGANFND